A part of Nitrospinota bacterium genomic DNA contains:
- a CDS encoding cytochrome C, translating into MKYLFSIMIAITVTACAGSQLPEAGTADVELFKKKCTTCHSWPHPARHSKEEWDHYLPRMELHMKKKGIPFSAEEKQVIQGYLYRNAR; encoded by the coding sequence ATGAAATACTTGTTTTCAATAATGATTGCCATCACCGTAACGGCCTGCGCGGGCTCTCAATTGCCCGAGGCCGGCACGGCGGATGTCGAGCTGTTCAAAAAAAAGTGCACGACCTGTCATTCCTGGCCGCATCCGGCACGGCATAGCAAAGAGGAATGGGATCATTATCTTCCTCGGATGGAATTGCATATGAAGAAAAAGGGAATTCCTTTTTCTGCTGAGGAAAAGCAAGTCATACAAGGTTATCTATACCGCAACGCGAGATAG
- a CDS encoding TlpA disulfide reductase family protein: MKMTARFKITLITTALLLSSMHPSVWAHQQAFENMGISKPRTEKSAPGFSLQDTKGNNVNLEDFSGKPILLNFWATWCEACKEELPSMQRLYEALSSQGVEVVAIAIDRQNFDRVKKYAEEYKLTFPVLWDPEQKVRKHYYIMGLPTTYLIGPHGKLRGFASGARVWDSPDLMQALISLKD, encoded by the coding sequence ATGAAAATGACCGCCAGATTTAAAATCACGCTGATAACGACAGCGCTTTTGCTGAGTAGCATGCATCCGTCTGTCTGGGCTCATCAGCAGGCGTTTGAAAATATGGGCATTTCCAAACCAAGAACGGAAAAATCCGCTCCCGGTTTTTCCCTTCAGGACACAAAAGGCAATAATGTCAATCTGGAAGACTTTAGTGGTAAGCCCATCCTGCTTAATTTTTGGGCCACCTGGTGTGAGGCGTGTAAAGAGGAATTGCCGTCCATGCAGCGGCTCTATGAGGCGCTCTCCAGCCAAGGTGTTGAGGTGGTGGCTATAGCGATTGATCGTCAGAATTTCGATCGAGTCAAAAAGTATGCCGAGGAGTACAAGCTGACCTTCCCGGTTTTGTGGGACCCTGAACAAAAAGTTAGAAAACATTATTATATAATGGGGCTTCCGACGACTTATCTGATTGGTCCCCATGGTAAATTAAGAGGTTTTGCCTCAGGAGCCAGAGTTTGGGATAGCCCGGACTTGATGCAAGCTTTGATTTCCCTGAAGGATTGA